A single genomic interval of Prionailurus viverrinus isolate Anna chromosome A2, UM_Priviv_1.0, whole genome shotgun sequence harbors:
- the LOC125161198 gene encoding long-chain-fatty-acid--CoA ligase ACSBG2-like isoform X1, whose product MTSGSAVKNGLSGPARAKLPMAHEEETVDPELDMSETKVTPGLWTIHQDGEVLLRLSKHGAGHETPVTIPAFFRESVSRFGAYPALATKNSERWETLNFNQYYEACRKAARALIKLGLQRFHGVGILGFNSVEWFIASLGAILAGGLCVGIYSTNSADACQYVITHAKVNILLVENDLQLQKILSIPRGRMETLKAIIQYKLPMKESRDNLYSWNDFMELGHSIPDSQLDQIMESQRPNQCAVIIYTSGTLGTPKGVMLSHDNITWTAGAAAKNCGLSTAAQKQEVVVSYLPLSHIAAQMMDIWVTMKIGASTYFAQPDALKGTLINTLQEVKPTAFLGVPRIWEKMQERIKETGAKFSSLRKKVFSWGRVIGFKIHTKGMLGHRTHDTPISYRVSKALVFSKVKSALGLDRCHSFISGAAPLNQQTAEFFLSLDIPIGEMYGMSESSGPHTASSRESYRIQSSCGKVMDGCKNMLYQKNKDSTGEICIWGRHVFMGYLDMEDRTMEIIDDEGWLHTGDLGYTDNQGFLYITGRIKEILITAGGENVAPIPIENMVKEKIPIISHAMLVGEKANFLSILLTLKCKMDGITGEPLDELSSEAINFCRKLGSHVSTVSEILELQDPLVYKAIQEGIDAVNEEAISNAQRIQKWAILEKDFSVPSGELGPTTKVRRHFVAQKYKRLIESFYY is encoded by the exons TGCTGTGAAGAATGGCCTCTCTGGACCTGCAAGGGCTAAACTCCCAATGGCTCATGAAGAGGAAACTGTAGACCCTGAATTGGACATGAGTGAAACCAAAG TTACTCCTGGGCTGTGGACCATTCATCAAGACGGAGAAGTCCTGCTGAGGCTATCAAAGCATGGGGCAGGCCATGAGACCCCAGTGACCATCCCTGCATTTTTTCGGGAGTCAGTCAGCCGATTTGGGGCCTACCCAGCCCTCGCAACGAAGAACAGTGAACGGTGGGAAACTCTGAATTTCAACCAGTATTACGAGGCCTGTCGGAAGGCGGCGAGAGCCTTGATCAAG CTGGGCCTGCAGCGTTTCCATGGAGTTGGCATCCTGGGGTTTAACTCCGTCGAGTGGTTTATCGCTTCTCTTGGTGCCATCTTAGCAGG GGGTCTTTGTGTTGGTATTTATTCTACCAACTCTGCGGACGCCTGTCAATACGTCATTACTCATGCCAAAGTGAACATCCTGCTGGTTGAGAATGACCTACAGCTACAGAAAATCCTTTCG ATTCCGCGGGGCAGGATGGAGACCCTAAAAGCGATCATCCAGTACAAGCTGCCAATGAAGGAGAGCAGAGATAACCTGTACTCT TGGAATGATTTCATGGAGCTTGGCCACAGCATCCCCGATTCCCAGCTGGACCAGATCATGGAAAGCCAGAGGCCCAATCAGTGTGCAGTGATCATTTACACTTCTGGGACCTTAGGCACCCCCAAGGGAGTGATGCTTAGCCACGACAAC ATCACGTGGACGGCCGGAGCAGCAGCAAAGAACTGTGGCCTGTCTACTGCTGCACAAAAGCAGGAGGTGGTGGTCAGCTACCTCCCCCTCAGCCACATTGCGGCTCAGATGATGGACATCTGGGTCACCATGAAGATCGGGGCCTCCACCTACTTTGCTCAGCCAGACGCTCTCAAG GGCACCTTGATCAATACTCTGCAGGAGGTAAAGCCTACTGCCTTCCTGGGGGTGCCCCGAATCTGGGAGAAGATGCAGGAGAGGATAAAGGAAACTGGCGCCAAATTCTCAAGCCTGAGGAAGAAGGTGTTTTCGTGGGGAAGAGTTATTGGCTTCAAGATCCATACAAAAGGGATGTTGGG TCACAGGACACATGATACTCCCATAAGCTACCGCGTGTCGAAGGCCCTCGTGTTCAGCAAAGTCAAGAGCGCCCTTGGCCTTGATCGCTGCCACTCTTTTATCAGCGGAGCCGCACCCCTCAACCAACAGACCGCTGAGTTCTTCCTAAGCCTGGACATACCCATAGGCGAGATGTACGGTATGAGTGAGAGCTCAGGGCCCCACACCGCATCCAGCCGGGAGAGCTACAGGATTCAAAG CAGCTGTGGCAAAGTCATGGATGGGTGTAAGAACATGCTGTATCAGAAGAACAAGGACAGCACAGGGGAGATCTGCATCTGGGGCCGGCACGTCTTCATGGGCTATCTGGATATGGAAGATAGGACCATGGAGATCATTGACGACGAAGGCTGGTTACACACCGGGGACCTGGGCTACACAGACAACCAGGGCTTCCTCTACATCACCGGCCGCATCAAAG AAATCCTCATCACAGCCGGCGGTGAGAACGTGGCCCCTATTCCCATTGAGAACATGGTTAAAGAGAAGATTCCCATAATCAGTCATGCCATGTTAGTGGGAGAGAAGGCAAACTTTCTAAGCATCCTGCTGACACTGAAG TGTAAGATGGACGGGATAACTGGAGAGCCACTGGACGAGCTAAGCTCAGAGGCCATCAACTTCTGCCGGAAACTGGGAAGCCACGTGTCCACCGTCTCTGAGATTTTGGAGCTGCAGGACCCCCTGGTCTACAAGGCCATCCAGGAGGGCATAGATGCCGTGAATGAGGAAGCCATCTCCAATGCACAGAGGATCCAGAAGTGGGCCATCCTGGAGAAGGACTTTTCTGTCCCCAGTGGAGAGCTAG GTCCGACGACAAAGGTTAGGAGACATTTTGTGGCCCAGAAATACAAAAGGCTAATTGAAAGCTTCTACTACTGA
- the LOC125161198 gene encoding long-chain-fatty-acid--CoA ligase ACSBG2-like isoform X2, with protein sequence MTSGSAVKNGLSGPARAKLPMAHEEETVDPELDMSETKVTPGLWTIHQDGEVLLRLSKHGAGHETPVTIPAFFRESVSRFGAYPALATKNSERWETLNFNQYYEACRKAARALIKLGLQRFHGVGILGFNSVEWFIASLGAILAGGLCVGIYSTNSADACQYVITHAKVNILLVENDLQLQKILSIPRGRMETLKAIIQYKLPMKESRDNLYSWNDFMELGHSIPDSQLDQIMESQRPNQCAVIIYTSGTLGTPKGVMLSHDNITWTAGAAAKNCGLSTAAQKQEVVVSYLPLSHIAAQMMDIWVTMKIGASTYFAQPDALKGTLINTLQEVKPTAFLGVPRIWEKMQERIKETGAKFSSLRKKVFSWGRVIGFKIHTKGMLGHRTHDTPISYRVSKALVFSKVKSALGLDRCHSFISGAAPLNQQTAEFFLSLDIPIGEMYGMSESSGPHTASSRESYRIQSCGKVMDGCKNMLYQKNKDSTGEICIWGRHVFMGYLDMEDRTMEIIDDEGWLHTGDLGYTDNQGFLYITGRIKEILITAGGENVAPIPIENMVKEKIPIISHAMLVGEKANFLSILLTLKCKMDGITGEPLDELSSEAINFCRKLGSHVSTVSEILELQDPLVYKAIQEGIDAVNEEAISNAQRIQKWAILEKDFSVPSGELGPTTKVRRHFVAQKYKRLIESFYY encoded by the exons TGCTGTGAAGAATGGCCTCTCTGGACCTGCAAGGGCTAAACTCCCAATGGCTCATGAAGAGGAAACTGTAGACCCTGAATTGGACATGAGTGAAACCAAAG TTACTCCTGGGCTGTGGACCATTCATCAAGACGGAGAAGTCCTGCTGAGGCTATCAAAGCATGGGGCAGGCCATGAGACCCCAGTGACCATCCCTGCATTTTTTCGGGAGTCAGTCAGCCGATTTGGGGCCTACCCAGCCCTCGCAACGAAGAACAGTGAACGGTGGGAAACTCTGAATTTCAACCAGTATTACGAGGCCTGTCGGAAGGCGGCGAGAGCCTTGATCAAG CTGGGCCTGCAGCGTTTCCATGGAGTTGGCATCCTGGGGTTTAACTCCGTCGAGTGGTTTATCGCTTCTCTTGGTGCCATCTTAGCAGG GGGTCTTTGTGTTGGTATTTATTCTACCAACTCTGCGGACGCCTGTCAATACGTCATTACTCATGCCAAAGTGAACATCCTGCTGGTTGAGAATGACCTACAGCTACAGAAAATCCTTTCG ATTCCGCGGGGCAGGATGGAGACCCTAAAAGCGATCATCCAGTACAAGCTGCCAATGAAGGAGAGCAGAGATAACCTGTACTCT TGGAATGATTTCATGGAGCTTGGCCACAGCATCCCCGATTCCCAGCTGGACCAGATCATGGAAAGCCAGAGGCCCAATCAGTGTGCAGTGATCATTTACACTTCTGGGACCTTAGGCACCCCCAAGGGAGTGATGCTTAGCCACGACAAC ATCACGTGGACGGCCGGAGCAGCAGCAAAGAACTGTGGCCTGTCTACTGCTGCACAAAAGCAGGAGGTGGTGGTCAGCTACCTCCCCCTCAGCCACATTGCGGCTCAGATGATGGACATCTGGGTCACCATGAAGATCGGGGCCTCCACCTACTTTGCTCAGCCAGACGCTCTCAAG GGCACCTTGATCAATACTCTGCAGGAGGTAAAGCCTACTGCCTTCCTGGGGGTGCCCCGAATCTGGGAGAAGATGCAGGAGAGGATAAAGGAAACTGGCGCCAAATTCTCAAGCCTGAGGAAGAAGGTGTTTTCGTGGGGAAGAGTTATTGGCTTCAAGATCCATACAAAAGGGATGTTGGG TCACAGGACACATGATACTCCCATAAGCTACCGCGTGTCGAAGGCCCTCGTGTTCAGCAAAGTCAAGAGCGCCCTTGGCCTTGATCGCTGCCACTCTTTTATCAGCGGAGCCGCACCCCTCAACCAACAGACCGCTGAGTTCTTCCTAAGCCTGGACATACCCATAGGCGAGATGTACGGTATGAGTGAGAGCTCAGGGCCCCACACCGCATCCAGCCGGGAGAGCTACAGGATTCAAAG CTGTGGCAAAGTCATGGATGGGTGTAAGAACATGCTGTATCAGAAGAACAAGGACAGCACAGGGGAGATCTGCATCTGGGGCCGGCACGTCTTCATGGGCTATCTGGATATGGAAGATAGGACCATGGAGATCATTGACGACGAAGGCTGGTTACACACCGGGGACCTGGGCTACACAGACAACCAGGGCTTCCTCTACATCACCGGCCGCATCAAAG AAATCCTCATCACAGCCGGCGGTGAGAACGTGGCCCCTATTCCCATTGAGAACATGGTTAAAGAGAAGATTCCCATAATCAGTCATGCCATGTTAGTGGGAGAGAAGGCAAACTTTCTAAGCATCCTGCTGACACTGAAG TGTAAGATGGACGGGATAACTGGAGAGCCACTGGACGAGCTAAGCTCAGAGGCCATCAACTTCTGCCGGAAACTGGGAAGCCACGTGTCCACCGTCTCTGAGATTTTGGAGCTGCAGGACCCCCTGGTCTACAAGGCCATCCAGGAGGGCATAGATGCCGTGAATGAGGAAGCCATCTCCAATGCACAGAGGATCCAGAAGTGGGCCATCCTGGAGAAGGACTTTTCTGTCCCCAGTGGAGAGCTAG GTCCGACGACAAAGGTTAGGAGACATTTTGTGGCCCAGAAATACAAAAGGCTAATTGAAAGCTTCTACTACTGA
- the LOC125161198 gene encoding long-chain-fatty-acid--CoA ligase ACSBG2-like isoform X3, whose product MAHEEETVDPELDMSETKVTPGLWTIHQDGEVLLRLSKHGAGHETPVTIPAFFRESVSRFGAYPALATKNSERWETLNFNQYYEACRKAARALIKLGLQRFHGVGILGFNSVEWFIASLGAILAGGLCVGIYSTNSADACQYVITHAKVNILLVENDLQLQKILSIPRGRMETLKAIIQYKLPMKESRDNLYSWNDFMELGHSIPDSQLDQIMESQRPNQCAVIIYTSGTLGTPKGVMLSHDNITWTAGAAAKNCGLSTAAQKQEVVVSYLPLSHIAAQMMDIWVTMKIGASTYFAQPDALKGTLINTLQEVKPTAFLGVPRIWEKMQERIKETGAKFSSLRKKVFSWGRVIGFKIHTKGMLGHRTHDTPISYRVSKALVFSKVKSALGLDRCHSFISGAAPLNQQTAEFFLSLDIPIGEMYGMSESSGPHTASSRESYRIQSSCGKVMDGCKNMLYQKNKDSTGEICIWGRHVFMGYLDMEDRTMEIIDDEGWLHTGDLGYTDNQGFLYITGRIKEILITAGGENVAPIPIENMVKEKIPIISHAMLVGEKANFLSILLTLKCKMDGITGEPLDELSSEAINFCRKLGSHVSTVSEILELQDPLVYKAIQEGIDAVNEEAISNAQRIQKWAILEKDFSVPSGELGPTTKVRRHFVAQKYKRLIESFYY is encoded by the exons ATGGCTCATGAAGAGGAAACTGTAGACCCTGAATTGGACATGAGTGAAACCAAAG TTACTCCTGGGCTGTGGACCATTCATCAAGACGGAGAAGTCCTGCTGAGGCTATCAAAGCATGGGGCAGGCCATGAGACCCCAGTGACCATCCCTGCATTTTTTCGGGAGTCAGTCAGCCGATTTGGGGCCTACCCAGCCCTCGCAACGAAGAACAGTGAACGGTGGGAAACTCTGAATTTCAACCAGTATTACGAGGCCTGTCGGAAGGCGGCGAGAGCCTTGATCAAG CTGGGCCTGCAGCGTTTCCATGGAGTTGGCATCCTGGGGTTTAACTCCGTCGAGTGGTTTATCGCTTCTCTTGGTGCCATCTTAGCAGG GGGTCTTTGTGTTGGTATTTATTCTACCAACTCTGCGGACGCCTGTCAATACGTCATTACTCATGCCAAAGTGAACATCCTGCTGGTTGAGAATGACCTACAGCTACAGAAAATCCTTTCG ATTCCGCGGGGCAGGATGGAGACCCTAAAAGCGATCATCCAGTACAAGCTGCCAATGAAGGAGAGCAGAGATAACCTGTACTCT TGGAATGATTTCATGGAGCTTGGCCACAGCATCCCCGATTCCCAGCTGGACCAGATCATGGAAAGCCAGAGGCCCAATCAGTGTGCAGTGATCATTTACACTTCTGGGACCTTAGGCACCCCCAAGGGAGTGATGCTTAGCCACGACAAC ATCACGTGGACGGCCGGAGCAGCAGCAAAGAACTGTGGCCTGTCTACTGCTGCACAAAAGCAGGAGGTGGTGGTCAGCTACCTCCCCCTCAGCCACATTGCGGCTCAGATGATGGACATCTGGGTCACCATGAAGATCGGGGCCTCCACCTACTTTGCTCAGCCAGACGCTCTCAAG GGCACCTTGATCAATACTCTGCAGGAGGTAAAGCCTACTGCCTTCCTGGGGGTGCCCCGAATCTGGGAGAAGATGCAGGAGAGGATAAAGGAAACTGGCGCCAAATTCTCAAGCCTGAGGAAGAAGGTGTTTTCGTGGGGAAGAGTTATTGGCTTCAAGATCCATACAAAAGGGATGTTGGG TCACAGGACACATGATACTCCCATAAGCTACCGCGTGTCGAAGGCCCTCGTGTTCAGCAAAGTCAAGAGCGCCCTTGGCCTTGATCGCTGCCACTCTTTTATCAGCGGAGCCGCACCCCTCAACCAACAGACCGCTGAGTTCTTCCTAAGCCTGGACATACCCATAGGCGAGATGTACGGTATGAGTGAGAGCTCAGGGCCCCACACCGCATCCAGCCGGGAGAGCTACAGGATTCAAAG CAGCTGTGGCAAAGTCATGGATGGGTGTAAGAACATGCTGTATCAGAAGAACAAGGACAGCACAGGGGAGATCTGCATCTGGGGCCGGCACGTCTTCATGGGCTATCTGGATATGGAAGATAGGACCATGGAGATCATTGACGACGAAGGCTGGTTACACACCGGGGACCTGGGCTACACAGACAACCAGGGCTTCCTCTACATCACCGGCCGCATCAAAG AAATCCTCATCACAGCCGGCGGTGAGAACGTGGCCCCTATTCCCATTGAGAACATGGTTAAAGAGAAGATTCCCATAATCAGTCATGCCATGTTAGTGGGAGAGAAGGCAAACTTTCTAAGCATCCTGCTGACACTGAAG TGTAAGATGGACGGGATAACTGGAGAGCCACTGGACGAGCTAAGCTCAGAGGCCATCAACTTCTGCCGGAAACTGGGAAGCCACGTGTCCACCGTCTCTGAGATTTTGGAGCTGCAGGACCCCCTGGTCTACAAGGCCATCCAGGAGGGCATAGATGCCGTGAATGAGGAAGCCATCTCCAATGCACAGAGGATCCAGAAGTGGGCCATCCTGGAGAAGGACTTTTCTGTCCCCAGTGGAGAGCTAG GTCCGACGACAAAGGTTAGGAGACATTTTGTGGCCCAGAAATACAAAAGGCTAATTGAAAGCTTCTACTACTGA
- the LOC125161198 gene encoding long-chain-fatty-acid--CoA ligase ACSBG2-like isoform X4 yields MTSGSAVKNGLSGPARAKLPMAHEEETVDPELDMSETKVTPGLWTIHQDGEVLLRLSKHGAGHETPVTIPAFFRESVSRFGAYPALATKNSERWETLNFNQYYEACRKAARALIKLGLQRFHGVGILGFNSVEWFIASLGAILAGGLCVGIYSTNSADACQYVITHAKVNILLVENDLQLQKILSIPRGRMETLKAIIQYKLPMKESRDNLYSWNDFMELGHSIPDSQLDQIMESQRPNQCAVIIYTSGTLGTPKGVMLSHDNITWTAGAAAKNCGLSTAAQKQEVVVSYLPLSHIAAQMMDIWVTMKIGASTYFAQPDALKGTLINTLQEVKPTAFLGVPRIWEKMQERIKETGAKFSSLRKKVFSWGRVIGFKIHTKGMLGHRTHDTPISYRVSKALVFSKVKSALGLDRCHSFISGAAPLNQQTAEFFLSLDIPIGEMYGMSESSGPHTASSRESYRIQSSCGKVMDGCKNMLYQKNKDSTGEICIWGRHVFMGYLDMEDRTMEIIDDEGWLHTGDLGYTDNQGFLYITGRIKEILITAGGENVAPIPIENMVKEKIPIISHAMLVGEKANFLSILLTLKGWPGSVCGHWVW; encoded by the exons TGCTGTGAAGAATGGCCTCTCTGGACCTGCAAGGGCTAAACTCCCAATGGCTCATGAAGAGGAAACTGTAGACCCTGAATTGGACATGAGTGAAACCAAAG TTACTCCTGGGCTGTGGACCATTCATCAAGACGGAGAAGTCCTGCTGAGGCTATCAAAGCATGGGGCAGGCCATGAGACCCCAGTGACCATCCCTGCATTTTTTCGGGAGTCAGTCAGCCGATTTGGGGCCTACCCAGCCCTCGCAACGAAGAACAGTGAACGGTGGGAAACTCTGAATTTCAACCAGTATTACGAGGCCTGTCGGAAGGCGGCGAGAGCCTTGATCAAG CTGGGCCTGCAGCGTTTCCATGGAGTTGGCATCCTGGGGTTTAACTCCGTCGAGTGGTTTATCGCTTCTCTTGGTGCCATCTTAGCAGG GGGTCTTTGTGTTGGTATTTATTCTACCAACTCTGCGGACGCCTGTCAATACGTCATTACTCATGCCAAAGTGAACATCCTGCTGGTTGAGAATGACCTACAGCTACAGAAAATCCTTTCG ATTCCGCGGGGCAGGATGGAGACCCTAAAAGCGATCATCCAGTACAAGCTGCCAATGAAGGAGAGCAGAGATAACCTGTACTCT TGGAATGATTTCATGGAGCTTGGCCACAGCATCCCCGATTCCCAGCTGGACCAGATCATGGAAAGCCAGAGGCCCAATCAGTGTGCAGTGATCATTTACACTTCTGGGACCTTAGGCACCCCCAAGGGAGTGATGCTTAGCCACGACAAC ATCACGTGGACGGCCGGAGCAGCAGCAAAGAACTGTGGCCTGTCTACTGCTGCACAAAAGCAGGAGGTGGTGGTCAGCTACCTCCCCCTCAGCCACATTGCGGCTCAGATGATGGACATCTGGGTCACCATGAAGATCGGGGCCTCCACCTACTTTGCTCAGCCAGACGCTCTCAAG GGCACCTTGATCAATACTCTGCAGGAGGTAAAGCCTACTGCCTTCCTGGGGGTGCCCCGAATCTGGGAGAAGATGCAGGAGAGGATAAAGGAAACTGGCGCCAAATTCTCAAGCCTGAGGAAGAAGGTGTTTTCGTGGGGAAGAGTTATTGGCTTCAAGATCCATACAAAAGGGATGTTGGG TCACAGGACACATGATACTCCCATAAGCTACCGCGTGTCGAAGGCCCTCGTGTTCAGCAAAGTCAAGAGCGCCCTTGGCCTTGATCGCTGCCACTCTTTTATCAGCGGAGCCGCACCCCTCAACCAACAGACCGCTGAGTTCTTCCTAAGCCTGGACATACCCATAGGCGAGATGTACGGTATGAGTGAGAGCTCAGGGCCCCACACCGCATCCAGCCGGGAGAGCTACAGGATTCAAAG CAGCTGTGGCAAAGTCATGGATGGGTGTAAGAACATGCTGTATCAGAAGAACAAGGACAGCACAGGGGAGATCTGCATCTGGGGCCGGCACGTCTTCATGGGCTATCTGGATATGGAAGATAGGACCATGGAGATCATTGACGACGAAGGCTGGTTACACACCGGGGACCTGGGCTACACAGACAACCAGGGCTTCCTCTACATCACCGGCCGCATCAAAG AAATCCTCATCACAGCCGGCGGTGAGAACGTGGCCCCTATTCCCATTGAGAACATGGTTAAAGAGAAGATTCCCATAATCAGTCATGCCATGTTAGTGGGAGAGAAGGCAAACTTTCTAAGCATCCTGCTGACACTGAAG GGGTGGCCAGGAAGCGTGTGTGGTCACTGGGTGTGGTGA